A portion of the Brevundimonas pondensis genome contains these proteins:
- the murJ gene encoding murein biosynthesis integral membrane protein MurJ has translation MNDKTDPIEPAAPVPAANATVEPVVQPPAASTTVKGGGVMRSSAIFSAMTLLSRLAGFARDVVISAALGASAGPAADAYNTALNFPNLFRRIFAEGAFAAAFVPAYAKTLKTEGEAVADQVATDALAAVAAVTVVLTIVAQLTMPWLMTVINIGFLDDPARFKLAVILTQITMPYLPCMAVAALLNGVLNARGRFIVSGAYPILLNLIMLAAVIPVKGDQIQSAYAASWAVLVAGFAQAGLCWWAARKAGANIRLTLPRLTPAVKAIVITAIPAVIGNSATQINVFISQNLSSFVAGGRTWLATADRLYQLPLGLVGVAIGIALLPRLSAAVASQDHAQQQASMDEAAVLSMALTLPAAAALMAMPYFLIDALFTRGAFLQVDAVNTAQALFQFGWGVPAFVLIRILAPAFFARGDTRRPMAFALISVAVNAVLAIALFNLGMGISGIAAAVSASAWVNVLLLGATLWRRGHYRPSPAAASRLTRILLASIGLGLVVGLASWTRPVLQAPVEALLGALGADHGAKELTLLVVVAAGGLTYVVLAFATRAVTVAEVKGLIRKGR, from the coding sequence GTGAACGACAAGACCGATCCCATCGAACCGGCGGCCCCGGTTCCGGCTGCGAACGCGACGGTGGAGCCTGTGGTTCAGCCGCCGGCCGCCTCGACCACGGTGAAGGGCGGGGGCGTCATGCGCTCCTCGGCCATCTTCAGCGCCATGACCCTGCTTAGCCGCCTGGCCGGGTTTGCGCGCGACGTTGTCATCTCTGCGGCTCTGGGGGCCTCGGCGGGCCCGGCGGCGGACGCCTACAACACCGCCCTGAACTTCCCCAACCTGTTCCGCCGCATCTTCGCCGAAGGGGCCTTCGCCGCCGCCTTCGTGCCGGCCTACGCCAAGACCTTGAAGACCGAGGGCGAGGCCGTGGCCGATCAGGTTGCGACCGACGCCCTGGCCGCCGTCGCCGCCGTGACCGTGGTCCTGACCATCGTGGCCCAGCTGACGATGCCGTGGCTGATGACGGTCATCAACATCGGCTTCCTGGACGATCCGGCGCGGTTCAAGCTGGCGGTGATCCTGACCCAGATCACCATGCCATACCTGCCCTGCATGGCCGTCGCCGCCCTGTTGAACGGGGTGTTGAACGCGCGCGGGCGCTTCATCGTTTCCGGCGCCTATCCCATCTTGCTGAACCTGATCATGCTGGCGGCGGTCATCCCGGTGAAAGGGGACCAGATCCAGTCCGCCTACGCCGCCTCCTGGGCGGTGCTGGTGGCCGGCTTCGCCCAGGCGGGCCTGTGCTGGTGGGCGGCGCGGAAGGCCGGGGCCAACATCCGCCTGACCCTGCCCCGGCTGACCCCGGCGGTGAAGGCCATCGTCATCACCGCCATCCCGGCCGTGATCGGCAACAGCGCGACCCAGATCAACGTCTTCATCTCGCAGAACCTGTCCAGTTTCGTCGCGGGCGGCCGGACCTGGCTGGCGACAGCGGACCGGCTGTACCAGCTGCCGCTCGGCCTGGTCGGGGTGGCCATCGGCATCGCCCTCTTGCCGCGTCTGTCGGCGGCGGTGGCGTCTCAGGACCACGCTCAGCAACAGGCCTCGATGGACGAGGCGGCGGTCCTGTCCATGGCCCTGACCCTGCCGGCGGCGGCGGCCCTGATGGCCATGCCCTATTTCCTGATCGACGCCCTGTTCACGCGCGGAGCCTTCCTGCAGGTCGACGCCGTCAACACGGCCCAGGCCCTGTTCCAGTTCGGCTGGGGCGTGCCGGCCTTCGTCCTGATCCGCATCCTGGCCCCGGCCTTCTTCGCGCGCGGCGACACGCGGCGGCCCATGGCCTTCGCCCTGATCTCGGTGGCGGTGAACGCGGTCCTGGCCATCGCCCTGTTCAACCTCGGCATGGGTATTTCAGGCATCGCGGCGGCGGTCAGCGCCTCGGCCTGGGTCAATGTGCTGTTGCTGGGCGCGACCCTGTGGCGGCGCGGTCATTACCGGCCGAGCCCTGCGGCGGCCTCGCGGCTGACGCGGATACTGCTGGCCAGCATCGGACTGGGTCTGGTCGTCGGCCTCGCCTCCTGGACGCGGCCTGTGTTGCAGGCGCCGGTCGAGGCCCTGTTGGGCGCGCTTGGCGCGGATCACGGCGCCAAGGAGCTGACCCTGCTGGTCGTCGTGGCGGCGGGCGGCCTGACCTATGTGGTTCTGGCCTTCGCCACCCGCGCGGTCACGGTCGCCGAGGTCAAGGGCCTGATCCGCAAGGGGCGGTAA
- a CDS encoding OsmC family protein, with amino-acid sequence MSGHGAVVEWTRGDQAFVDKRYSRAHVWRFDGGAVVPGSSSPAGVPVPMSDPAGVDPEEAMIASLSSCHMLWFLAFAANAGLTVDRYRDDASGELDKNEAGKRYLARVALNPVTTFSGRQPDQAELDVLHHAAHEHCDMAHSVRSEITVTASIG; translated from the coding sequence ATGAGCGGTCACGGCGCAGTGGTGGAATGGACGCGGGGCGATCAGGCCTTCGTCGACAAGCGATACAGCCGCGCCCATGTCTGGCGCTTCGACGGCGGGGCGGTGGTGCCCGGTTCCTCGTCGCCTGCGGGCGTGCCGGTCCCGATGTCGGACCCGGCGGGCGTAGACCCTGAGGAGGCCATGATCGCCTCCCTGTCCAGCTGCCACATGCTGTGGTTCCTGGCCTTCGCCGCTAACGCCGGTCTGACGGTCGACCGTTATCGGGACGACGCCTCGGGCGAGCTGGACAAGAATGAAGCGGGCAAGCGCTATCTGGCCCGCGTGGCCCTCAACCCGGTGACGACCTTTAGCGGCCGTCAGCCCGATCAGGCCGAGCTGGACGTCCTGCACCACGCCGCCCACGAGCACTGCGACATGGCTCATTCGGTGCGATCCGAGATCACGGTCACGGCCAGCATTGGCTGA
- the mutS gene encoding DNA mismatch repair protein MutS → MNAPLSHPPQADLKPDAGTTPVMAQFLAAKADQPDAILFFRMGDFYELFFDDAVKAAAALGITLTKRGKHQGEDIPMAGVPVHALDGYLARLIRMGFKVAICEQLEAPAEAKKRGHKAVVHRGVVRVVTPGTLTEDSLLDARGANRLAAVAIRKGRAAVAVVELSAGAVDSVACDLSDLGAALAAFRPSEVLVPDRLFSDETLKGALDGSGGVVQAMPQALAEPVGARDRVQRLYGVSALDGFGAFEEAEVSALGLIAAYLETTQAGKIPALAPPRRSGESGFLAIDPATRLSLEIDRTQRGERDGSLLHCIDRSVTSGGARALAERISRPLRDPAAINAGLDAVEWLLERRDLRRDLRDGLRSSADVARATSRLALGRGGPRDLAAIRSGLTTAQGLAGLFAASTRDPLAGPPNRVLACLDRLTLDGELSHLLADLGDGLIEEPPHLARDGGFVNPGHRPELDAARTLRDDSRRVVADLEARAVAESGVAFKVRHNAVLGYFLEASAKAAENLLRAGPDSPFIHRQTLANQVRFTTVELSELDAKISQAGHRALAMEGETFENWRREVARLAGPLQGVAEALAELDAHAALAEWAEEVGAVRPLVDDSLCFDVEAGRHPVVEAAVTAQGDPYTPNNCRLAGDGAGASRLSIVTGPNMAGKSTFLRQNALLVVLAQAGAFVPARAMRLGVVDRLFSRVGAGDDLARGRSTFMMEMVETAAILTQATPHSFVVLDEIGRGTATYDGLAIAWATAEALHETNRARTLFATHYHELARLEERLDHVCNLSMKAREWNGDLVFLHEAAPGAADRSYGVQVARLAGVPTAVVGRAREVLERLENEKAASARLDDLPLFAAVAEPATVPISSALDDAMAGIDPDELTPREALEALYRLKGLSRS, encoded by the coding sequence ATGAACGCGCCCCTGTCCCATCCCCCGCAAGCCGATCTGAAGCCCGACGCCGGAACGACGCCGGTCATGGCGCAATTTCTGGCGGCCAAGGCCGATCAGCCGGACGCCATCCTCTTCTTCCGCATGGGCGATTTCTACGAGCTGTTCTTTGACGACGCGGTGAAGGCGGCGGCGGCGCTCGGCATCACCCTGACCAAGCGCGGCAAGCATCAGGGCGAGGACATTCCCATGGCCGGGGTGCCGGTCCATGCCCTGGACGGCTACCTGGCGCGGCTGATCCGCATGGGCTTCAAGGTCGCCATCTGCGAGCAGCTGGAAGCCCCCGCCGAGGCCAAGAAGCGCGGTCACAAGGCGGTGGTGCATCGCGGGGTGGTGCGGGTAGTGACGCCGGGCACCCTGACCGAAGACAGCCTGCTGGACGCGCGCGGGGCCAACCGGCTGGCCGCCGTGGCGATCCGCAAGGGCCGCGCCGCCGTGGCCGTGGTCGAGCTGTCGGCGGGCGCGGTGGACAGCGTGGCCTGCGACCTGAGCGATCTGGGCGCCGCGCTGGCGGCCTTCCGCCCATCGGAAGTTCTGGTGCCCGACCGTCTGTTCTCGGACGAGACGCTGAAGGGGGCGTTGGACGGCTCCGGCGGGGTGGTTCAGGCCATGCCGCAGGCCCTGGCCGAACCGGTCGGCGCCCGCGACCGGGTGCAACGGCTCTACGGCGTTTCGGCCCTGGATGGGTTCGGCGCCTTCGAGGAGGCCGAGGTCTCGGCGCTCGGGCTGATCGCCGCCTATCTGGAGACGACGCAGGCCGGCAAGATCCCGGCTTTGGCCCCGCCGCGCCGCTCGGGCGAGAGCGGCTTTCTGGCCATCGATCCGGCGACGCGTCTCAGCCTTGAGATCGACCGCACCCAGAGGGGCGAGCGTGACGGCTCCCTGCTGCACTGCATCGATCGCAGCGTGACGTCCGGCGGGGCGCGGGCGCTGGCGGAGCGGATTTCGCGGCCCCTGCGCGATCCGGCGGCGATCAACGCCGGGCTGGACGCGGTCGAATGGCTGCTGGAGCGGCGCGACCTGCGACGCGATCTGCGCGACGGGTTGCGCTCGTCGGCTGATGTGGCGCGGGCCACCTCGCGGCTGGCCTTGGGACGCGGCGGGCCGCGTGATCTGGCGGCCATCCGTTCGGGCCTGACGACGGCGCAAGGCTTAGCCGGGCTGTTCGCGGCCTCGACGCGTGATCCGCTGGCGGGACCGCCGAACCGGGTGCTGGCCTGTCTCGACCGGCTGACGCTGGACGGGGAGCTGTCGCATCTGCTGGCCGATCTGGGCGACGGCCTGATCGAGGAGCCGCCGCATCTGGCGCGCGACGGCGGCTTCGTGAACCCCGGCCACCGGCCCGAGCTGGACGCCGCCCGCACCCTGCGCGACGACAGCCGCCGCGTGGTCGCCGACCTTGAGGCCCGCGCCGTGGCCGAGAGCGGCGTGGCCTTCAAGGTCCGCCACAACGCCGTCCTGGGCTACTTCCTCGAGGCCTCGGCCAAGGCGGCGGAGAACCTGCTGCGGGCCGGGCCGGACAGCCCCTTCATCCATCGCCAGACCCTGGCCAATCAGGTCCGCTTCACCACGGTCGAGCTGTCGGAGCTGGACGCCAAGATCAGCCAGGCCGGGCATCGGGCGCTGGCCATGGAAGGCGAGACCTTCGAGAACTGGCGGCGCGAGGTTGCGCGGCTGGCCGGGCCGCTGCAGGGCGTGGCCGAGGCCCTGGCCGAGCTGGACGCCCACGCGGCGCTCGCGGAATGGGCCGAGGAGGTCGGCGCCGTCCGCCCCCTGGTCGACGACAGCCTCTGCTTCGACGTCGAGGCCGGGCGCCACCCGGTGGTCGAGGCGGCGGTGACGGCGCAGGGCGATCCCTACACCCCGAACAACTGCCGACTGGCTGGCGACGGCGCCGGGGCCTCGCGCCTGTCGATCGTGACGGGTCCGAACATGGCCGGTAAGTCGACCTTCCTGCGCCAGAACGCCCTGCTGGTGGTGCTGGCCCAGGCGGGGGCCTTTGTGCCCGCACGCGCCATGCGGCTAGGCGTGGTGGACCGGCTGTTCAGTCGTGTGGGGGCCGGCGACGATCTGGCGCGCGGCCGTTCGACCTTCATGATGGAGATGGTCGAGACCGCCGCCATCCTGACCCAGGCCACGCCGCACAGCTTCGTCGTGTTGGACGAGATCGGGCGCGGCACCGCCACCTACGACGGTCTGGCTATCGCCTGGGCCACGGCCGAGGCCCTGCACGAGACCAACCGCGCCCGCACCCTGTTCGCCACCCATTATCACGAGCTGGCGCGGCTGGAGGAACGGCTGGACCACGTCTGCAACCTGTCGATGAAGGCGCGCGAGTGGAACGGCGACCTGGTCTTCCTGCACGAGGCGGCGCCGGGGGCGGCGGACCGTTCCTATGGCGTGCAGGTGGCCAGGCTGGCCGGGGTGCCGACGGCCGTGGTCGGACGCGCCCGCGAGGTGCTGGAGCGGCTGGAGAATGAGAAGGCGGCGAGCGCCCGTCTGGACGACCTGCCCCTGTTCGCCGCCGTGGCCGAGCCCGCAACGGTTCCCATCAGCTCGGCGCTGGACGACGCCATGGCCGGCATCGACCCCGATGAACTGACCCCGCGCGAGGCGCTGGAGGCGCTGTATCGGCTGAAGGGCCTGTCGCGCTCGTGA
- a CDS encoding GNAT family N-acetyltransferase encodes MTHPLDRAVFNALTTRLSRFTTPDSGPDLGSGAVRLDPEVGVFLAAADDTAQSRKAMAELARRYPGAGLVELEDGPMAEVLPEGAPVAAQVALVQMTATALTPAGPAAQMDDVIEELGEADAPAMLALATLTRPGPFRSRTRELGPFVGIKQDGELVAMAGRRLRVDGFTELSGVCTHPDYRGKGYAAALSRVVVSEILATGEAAFLHAFADHETTIAFYRGLGFQTRARMIYTSLGEA; translated from the coding sequence ATGACCCATCCTCTTGATCGCGCTGTCTTCAACGCCCTGACGACGCGCTTGTCCCGGTTCACGACGCCGGATTCGGGGCCTGATCTCGGGTCCGGCGCCGTGCGTCTTGATCCCGAGGTCGGCGTCTTCCTGGCGGCGGCCGATGACACGGCGCAGAGCCGCAAGGCCATGGCCGAACTGGCGCGTCGATACCCCGGCGCGGGACTGGTCGAACTCGAGGACGGACCCATGGCCGAGGTCCTGCCCGAGGGGGCGCCGGTCGCGGCTCAGGTCGCCCTGGTGCAGATGACGGCGACGGCCCTGACCCCGGCGGGACCGGCCGCGCAAATGGACGACGTGATCGAAGAGCTGGGCGAGGCTGACGCCCCGGCCATGCTGGCGCTGGCGACTCTGACCCGGCCCGGCCCCTTCCGTTCGCGCACCCGCGAACTGGGTCCCTTCGTCGGGATCAAGCAGGACGGCGAACTGGTCGCCATGGCGGGACGGCGGCTGCGGGTGGACGGCTTCACCGAGCTGAGCGGGGTCTGCACCCACCCCGATTATCGCGGCAAGGGCTATGCCGCCGCCCTGTCCCGCGTGGTGGTCAGTGAGATTCTGGCGACGGGGGAGGCGGCCTTTTTGCACGCCTTCGCGGATCACGAGACGACCATCGCCTTCTATCGGGGACTTGGATTTCAGACGCGGGCGCGCATGATCTATACATCGTTGGGCGAAGCCTAA
- the glnD gene encoding [protein-PII] uridylyltransferase, whose amino-acid sequence MTPAAALDPRLVQAAAAPDARAAVTEVLRESFAIDRARVARRLEGGIDGAEAARLYAAAADTMLTSLWRVATEVLHPAPQDRLSLLAVGGYGRGVLAPFSDLDLLFLRPGQAASARATTVIEFVHYVLWDLGLKVGSASRSVGETLDLARSDMTVRTTLLEARVLVGDAALGENLLRRFRAEVAKADPRPFIAAKMEERDVRLQKTGAVRYRVEPNIKDGKGGLRDLNTLFWIARSLAPDSERGQAALEGLLSARELRSFREAIGFLWSVRIQLHLAAGRAEEKLTFDFQPEIARRMGWRGRGDELAVERFMRRYFQVAREVGALTRAVSAQLEARQQKKAQGLARGLSRLIPRRRAKLAFDGLASEGGRLTVSEPKVFAHDPVRLLLLFVEADRLDLDLHPDAFAAVIRALPLVTPALRRDPRAAEAFLTVLAHGQRPYRVLSIMNETGLLGRFLPEWGRIVGQTQFNMYHAYTVDEHTLQAVGIINDITRGKLEADHPTSTAIIHRIADIEVLMLAMLLHDVGKGGDRGQLEDGAIAARRACERLGVDPRRIELVVWLVRHHLLMSDYAQKRDVSDPSTVRAFAEAVGDPERLRMLMVLTVADIRAVGPGVWNGWKGQLMRALFEATEALFRGDAVTREDPLVDHPALVERARREGAAVEALPAEGPLESTARVAVAALDRPGLFADLAATLSMAGADVVGARLATAEDGTALDVFELQDGAGEAYGRREPRRLSILVKALERAAQKGARASAVEIPRVSARRAVFEVRPVVRIDMEAGTSAVVVEVSGADRPGLLADLARTISAHGYSTRSAHVASFGERAVDGFYITDADGAKPTDAERLEGLKAGLLEVLDRAPQGPAGRRITPVRASVRDVSDLEGEIKRKPVSSGARAR is encoded by the coding sequence GTGACCCCTGCGGCGGCTCTGGATCCGCGTCTGGTTCAGGCCGCCGCTGCGCCCGACGCCCGCGCCGCCGTCACCGAGGTTCTGCGCGAAAGCTTTGCTATCGACCGCGCCCGCGTCGCCCGGCGACTGGAGGGCGGGATCGACGGGGCGGAGGCGGCGCGCCTCTACGCCGCCGCCGCCGATACCATGCTGACCAGCCTGTGGCGGGTGGCGACCGAGGTGCTGCATCCCGCGCCGCAGGATCGCCTCAGCCTGCTGGCGGTCGGCGGTTATGGCCGCGGCGTCCTGGCGCCCTTTTCCGATCTCGACCTGCTGTTTCTGCGGCCCGGCCAGGCGGCCAGCGCCCGCGCCACGACGGTGATCGAGTTCGTCCACTACGTCCTGTGGGATCTGGGCCTGAAGGTCGGCTCGGCCTCGCGTTCGGTCGGCGAGACCCTGGATCTGGCCCGCAGCGACATGACGGTGCGGACCACCCTGCTGGAGGCGCGGGTGCTGGTAGGCGACGCCGCGCTGGGCGAGAACCTGCTGCGGCGGTTTCGCGCCGAGGTGGCCAAGGCCGACCCCCGTCCCTTCATCGCCGCCAAGATGGAGGAGCGCGATGTCCGGCTGCAGAAGACCGGGGCCGTGCGCTACCGCGTCGAGCCCAATATCAAGGACGGCAAGGGCGGGCTTCGCGACCTGAACACCCTGTTCTGGATCGCCCGCTCGCTGGCGCCCGACAGCGAGCGGGGGCAGGCGGCGCTGGAGGGCCTGCTGAGCGCGCGGGAATTGCGCAGCTTCCGCGAGGCCATCGGCTTCCTGTGGAGCGTGCGCATCCAGCTGCACCTGGCGGCGGGTCGGGCCGAGGAAAAGCTGACCTTCGACTTCCAGCCCGAGATCGCCCGGCGCATGGGCTGGCGCGGACGCGGCGACGAGCTGGCGGTGGAGCGCTTCATGCGCCGCTATTTCCAGGTGGCGCGCGAGGTCGGCGCCCTGACCCGCGCCGTCTCGGCCCAGTTGGAGGCGCGCCAGCAGAAGAAGGCGCAAGGGCTGGCACGGGGCCTGTCGCGGCTGATCCCGCGTCGGCGGGCCAAGCTGGCCTTCGACGGCCTGGCCAGCGAGGGCGGGCGGCTGACGGTGTCGGAACCCAAGGTCTTCGCCCATGACCCGGTGCGGCTGCTGCTGCTGTTCGTCGAGGCCGACCGGCTGGATCTGGACCTGCACCCCGACGCCTTCGCCGCCGTGATCCGCGCCCTGCCCCTGGTGACGCCGGCGTTGCGGCGCGACCCACGCGCGGCCGAGGCCTTCCTGACGGTGCTGGCGCATGGGCAGCGGCCCTATCGCGTCCTGTCGATCATGAACGAGACGGGCCTGCTGGGGCGGTTCCTGCCCGAATGGGGGCGGATCGTCGGCCAGACCCAGTTCAACATGTACCACGCCTATACGGTGGACGAGCACACCCTGCAGGCCGTGGGGATCATCAACGACATCACGCGGGGCAAGCTGGAGGCCGACCACCCGACCTCGACGGCCATTATCCACCGCATCGCCGACATCGAGGTGCTGATGCTGGCCATGTTGCTGCACGACGTCGGCAAGGGCGGCGACCGGGGCCAGCTGGAGGACGGCGCCATCGCCGCGCGCCGGGCCTGCGAGCGGCTGGGCGTCGACCCGCGCCGCATCGAGCTGGTGGTCTGGCTGGTGCGCCATCACCTGCTGATGAGCGACTATGCGCAAAAGCGCGACGTGTCCGATCCTTCGACGGTGCGGGCGTTTGCCGAGGCCGTGGGCGACCCGGAACGCCTGCGGATGCTGATGGTCCTGACCGTGGCCGACATCCGCGCCGTGGGACCGGGGGTGTGGAACGGCTGGAAAGGCCAGCTGATGCGCGCCCTGTTCGAGGCCACCGAGGCCCTGTTCCGCGGCGACGCCGTGACGCGCGAGGACCCGCTGGTCGATCATCCGGCCCTGGTGGAGCGGGCGCGGCGCGAAGGCGCGGCGGTCGAGGCTCTGCCCGCCGAGGGACCGCTGGAATCCACTGCCCGCGTGGCCGTGGCGGCGCTGGATCGACCCGGTCTGTTCGCCGACCTGGCCGCGACCTTGTCGATGGCCGGGGCTGACGTGGTCGGCGCTCGACTGGCCACGGCCGAGGACGGCACGGCGCTGGACGTGTTCGAGCTGCAGGACGGAGCGGGCGAGGCCTATGGCCGACGCGAGCCGCGTCGGCTGTCCATCTTGGTCAAGGCGCTGGAGCGGGCGGCGCAGAAGGGGGCGCGGGCCTCGGCGGTCGAGATCCCGCGCGTCAGCGCCCGCCGAGCCGTGTTCGAGGTGCGACCGGTGGTGCGCATCGACATGGAGGCCGGGACCAGCGCTGTGGTGGTTGAGGTCTCGGGGGCGGACCGGCCCGGTCTTCTGGCTGATCTGGCGCGGACCATCTCCGCCCACGGCTATTCGACCCGATCGGCCCACGTGGCCAGCTTCGGCGAGCGGGCGGTCGATGGCTTCTACATCACCGACGCTGACGGGGCGAAGCCGACCGACGCGGAGCGGCTGGAGGGTTTGAAGGCCGGGCTGCTGGAGGTTCTGGACCGGGCGCCCCAGGGGCCGGCGGGACGGCGCATCACGCCGGTCCGGGCCAGCGTGCGCGACGTTTCCGATCTGGAAGGCGAGATCAAACGCAAGCCCGTATCCAGCGGGGCAAGGGCGCGCTAA
- a CDS encoding PadR family transcriptional regulator — MRGSKGIEKSGCGFGRGRHGGHGTGHGHGFGRGGHGRHMRPEGRDGEGRMRGERHGRRGGGGRMFEHGALRWVLLSMIADKPSHGYELIKGIESRMGGTYAPSPGVIYPSLALLEDMGAVSVAAEGGKKRYAITDEGRRLLDENAGALAHIEMKMKALRGRPDRPARIAQAIEALRNATHLRLTQEPPLTEAEVEAITDLLEAAAEKVRQA; from the coding sequence ATGAGAGGATCCAAGGGGATCGAAAAATCAGGCTGCGGCTTTGGACGCGGCCGTCATGGCGGCCACGGAACGGGTCATGGCCACGGCTTCGGCCGGGGCGGTCACGGCCGTCACATGCGACCCGAGGGACGCGACGGTGAAGGCCGGATGCGCGGCGAGCGCCACGGGCGACGCGGCGGCGGCGGACGCATGTTCGAGCACGGCGCCCTGCGCTGGGTGCTGCTGTCAATGATCGCCGACAAGCCCAGCCACGGCTATGAGCTGATCAAGGGCATTGAAAGCCGCATGGGCGGGACCTACGCCCCCAGCCCCGGCGTCATCTATCCCAGCCTGGCCCTGCTGGAAGACATGGGCGCGGTCAGCGTCGCCGCCGAGGGCGGCAAGAAGCGCTATGCGATCACCGACGAGGGCCGTCGCCTGCTGGACGAAAATGCCGGGGCCCTGGCCCACATCGAGATGAAGATGAAGGCCTTGCGGGGACGGCCCGACCGGCCTGCCCGCATTGCTCAGGCCATAGAGGCTCTGCGGAACGCCACCCATCTGCGCCTGACCCAGGAGCCGCCGCTGACCGAGGCTGAAGTCGAGGCCATCACCGACCTGCTGGAGGCCGCCGCCGAAAAGGTGCGTCAGGCATGA
- a CDS encoding dienelactone hydrolase family protein codes for MDTLDARWAMLEPHTTVVGPDDDRPRPAVLLFHGCGGLRDHLPRYAEAAKAAGWRAFIVDSYGPRGWNRAFTLTTVCTGLVLRGYERAGDLLAAIQGISRRPDVDPSMLSLAGWSHGGWSIMEMMSEDPQPGRMGVANPGDCDLSGVKAVWLAYPYVGSWAFNKMKPWRHCPRVLAMTAKRDHLTTVSNAERVNAMIRDCGSEVESWVADGTHAFDEPTSNGPMRHHPELTLEALRRFTAFLKDVAPDV; via the coding sequence ATGGATACGCTCGACGCCCGCTGGGCCATGCTGGAACCGCACACGACCGTGGTCGGTCCCGACGATGACCGGCCGCGTCCGGCGGTGCTGCTGTTCCATGGCTGCGGCGGTCTGCGGGACCACCTGCCGCGCTACGCCGAGGCGGCCAAGGCGGCGGGATGGCGCGCCTTCATCGTCGATTCCTATGGCCCACGCGGCTGGAACCGGGCTTTCACCCTGACCACGGTCTGCACCGGCCTGGTGCTGCGCGGCTATGAGCGGGCGGGCGATCTGCTGGCCGCCATTCAGGGCATTTCGCGCCGCCCCGACGTTGACCCAAGCATGCTGTCCCTCGCCGGATGGAGCCACGGCGGCTGGTCGATCATGGAGATGATGAGCGAGGACCCGCAACCGGGTCGCATGGGCGTGGCCAACCCCGGCGATTGCGACCTGTCGGGCGTCAAGGCGGTGTGGCTGGCCTACCCCTATGTCGGCTCCTGGGCCTTCAACAAGATGAAGCCGTGGCGGCACTGTCCGCGTGTCCTGGCCATGACGGCCAAGCGCGACCACCTGACCACGGTGTCGAACGCCGAGCGGGTCAACGCCATGATCCGCGACTGCGGCTCAGAAGTCGAAAGCTGGGTCGCCGACGGCACCCACGCCTTCGACGAACCAACCAGCAACGGCCCCATGCGCCATCACCCGGAGCTGACGCTGGAAGCCCTGCGCCGCTTCACCGCCTTCCTGAAGGACGTGGCGCCCGACGTTTGA
- the trpS gene encoding tryptophan--tRNA ligase: MTDQTPAPVAPAYAGPRRILSGIQASGALHLGNYLGALKRFTALQDTGAPLFVFVADMHAITVWQEPEKLAAQTREIAAAYLAAGLDPAKAVIFPQSAVPAHAELAWIFNCVARLGWLDRMTQFKEKSGKHKERSSVGLYTYPVLQAADILLYKATEVPVGEDQKQHLELTRDIAAKFNNDFGAPGFFPQPEPLIQGPGTRVMSLRDGSAKMSKSDPSDLSRINLTDDADTIAAKIKKAKSDMDVLPDTVEGLDGRPEAKNLVAIYAALSDTTREAVLAEFGGQGFGAFKPKLAELAVTSMAPVTAEMRRLMADPAEIDRALAVGAERAREVAQPVVDEVKKIVGFWQG, from the coding sequence ATGACTGACCAGACCCCGGCTCCTGTCGCCCCGGCTTACGCAGGCCCGCGCCGCATCCTGTCCGGCATCCAGGCCTCCGGCGCCCTGCACCTGGGCAACTACCTGGGCGCGCTGAAACGCTTCACCGCGCTGCAGGACACGGGCGCGCCCCTGTTCGTCTTCGTCGCCGACATGCACGCCATCACCGTCTGGCAGGAGCCCGAGAAGCTGGCGGCCCAGACGCGCGAGATCGCGGCGGCCTATCTGGCGGCGGGTCTGGACCCGGCCAAGGCGGTCATCTTCCCGCAGTCGGCGGTGCCGGCCCACGCCGAACTGGCCTGGATCTTCAACTGCGTCGCCCGCCTCGGCTGGCTGGACCGGATGACCCAGTTCAAGGAGAAGTCGGGCAAGCACAAGGAGCGCTCCAGCGTCGGCCTCTACACCTATCCGGTGCTGCAGGCGGCGGACATCCTGCTCTACAAGGCGACCGAGGTGCCGGTCGGCGAGGACCAGAAACAGCATCTGGAGCTGACCCGCGACATCGCCGCCAAGTTCAACAATGACTTCGGCGCGCCGGGCTTCTTCCCCCAGCCGGAACCCCTGATCCAGGGACCGGGCACGCGGGTCATGAGCCTGCGCGACGGTTCGGCCAAGATGTCCAAGTCCGATCCCTCGGACCTGTCGCGCATCAACCTGACCGACGACGCCGACACCATCGCCGCCAAGATCAAGAAGGCCAAGTCGGACATGGATGTCCTGCCGGACACGGTCGAGGGTCTGGATGGACGGCCCGAGGCCAAGAACCTGGTGGCCATCTACGCCGCCCTGTCGGACACGACGCGCGAGGCTGTTCTGGCCGAGTTTGGCGGTCAGGGCTTCGGCGCCTTCAAGCCGAAGCTGGCCGAGCTGGCCGTCACGTCGATGGCCCCGGTCACCGCCGAGATGCGCCGCCTGATGGCCGACCCGGCCGAGATCGACCGCGCCCTGGCCGTCGGCGCCGAACGCGCCCGCGAAGTGGCTCAGCCGGTGGTGGACGAGGTCAAGAAGATCGTCGGCTTCTGGCAGGGCTGA